In the Leptotrichia sp. oral taxon 847 genome, one interval contains:
- the radA gene encoding DNA repair protein RadA — MAAKKEKTKFICSECGYSSLKWLGKCPNCDSWGTFEEEVELKSSKNIVSQDISISKISEIEIEKEFRMKTSFEEFDRVLGGGLIKGEVVLVTGSPGIGKSTLLLQLSQEYSKLGAVFYVSGEESASQIKQRADRVNVKSENLYIVSDTKIENIESIILKEKPKVVVIDSIQTMYSQNLSSIAGGVSQIRETTLKIIEIAKKKEISFYIVGHITKDGKLAGPKLLEHMVDAVLQIEGEENNYYRIIRSTKNRYGSTNEVSIFDIKENGISEVKNPSEFFISDRDEKNIGSIIVPVFEGSRVFLFEVQSLLGTPNFGMPRRTVEGYDKNRVEILSAVLSRSLKVDVNSKDIYINIPGGINLSDRSSDLAVVFSLLSSISGKPVSQKIAAIGELGLRGEVRKVSFIKNRITELEKLGFTGVYLPKSHKEELENEENNKSKRKIKLNYISNISELVERIK, encoded by the coding sequence GTGGCGGCAAAAAAAGAAAAGACAAAATTTATATGTTCGGAATGTGGTTACAGCTCGTTAAAATGGCTGGGAAAGTGTCCAAATTGTGATTCATGGGGAACATTTGAAGAAGAAGTGGAGTTAAAATCAAGCAAAAATATAGTGTCCCAAGATATCTCAATAAGTAAAATTTCAGAGATAGAAATAGAAAAAGAATTTAGGATGAAAACTTCATTTGAGGAATTTGACAGAGTTTTAGGCGGTGGGCTTATAAAAGGAGAAGTGGTGTTAGTGACAGGAAGTCCAGGAATTGGAAAGTCAACGCTTCTTCTTCAGCTATCACAGGAATATTCAAAGTTGGGAGCTGTATTTTATGTCTCTGGGGAAGAGTCGGCAAGCCAGATAAAACAAAGAGCGGACAGAGTAAATGTGAAAAGTGAAAATTTATACATTGTGAGCGACACAAAAATTGAAAATATCGAAAGTATTATTCTGAAGGAAAAACCTAAAGTTGTTGTAATTGATTCGATTCAGACAATGTATTCACAAAATTTGTCCTCTATTGCTGGCGGAGTTTCTCAAATTCGGGAAACTACGTTAAAAATAATTGAAATTGCGAAAAAAAAAGAAATTTCCTTTTATATAGTTGGACATATAACAAAAGATGGAAAATTGGCGGGACCGAAACTTTTGGAGCATATGGTTGACGCTGTGCTGCAAATTGAGGGAGAAGAAAATAACTATTACAGAATAATTCGTTCAACAAAAAATAGATATGGCTCAACAAACGAAGTTTCTATTTTTGATATAAAGGAAAATGGAATAAGTGAAGTAAAAAATCCGTCAGAATTTTTTATAAGTGATAGAGATGAAAAAAATATCGGAAGTATAATAGTTCCAGTTTTTGAAGGAAGCAGAGTATTTTTGTTTGAAGTGCAGTCACTACTTGGAACACCAAATTTTGGAATGCCACGAAGAACTGTGGAAGGATATGACAAAAATAGAGTTGAAATTTTAAGTGCAGTTTTATCACGTTCCTTAAAAGTGGATGTGAATTCAAAAGATATTTACATTAATATTCCTGGTGGAATTAATTTAAGTGACAGAAGTTCAGATTTGGCTGTAGTTTTTTCACTATTATCTTCGATTAGTGGAAAACCTGTCAGTCAAAAAATAGCGGCAATTGGGGAGCTGGGACTCAGAGGAGAAGTGAGAAAAGTTTCGTTTATAAAAAATAGAATAACGGAACTTGAAAAATTGGGGTTTACAGGAGTTTATTTGCCAAAAAGTCACAAAGAAGAGCTGGAAAATGAAGAAAATAATAAATCCAAAAGAAAAATAAAACTAAATTACATCAGTAATATAAGTGAATTAGTTGAAAGGATAAAATAA
- the acpP gene encoding acyl carrier protein, with translation MLDKIKSIVAEQLGVDEDQVTEDASFVDDLGADSLDTVELIMAFEEEFDVEIPDEDAQKIKTVKDVIEYIKSKK, from the coding sequence ATGCTAGATAAAATTAAATCAATAGTTGCTGAACAATTAGGAGTTGACGAAGACCAAGTTACTGAAGATGCGTCATTTGTTGATGATCTAGGAGCTGATTCACTAGATACAGTTGAATTAATTATGGCATTTGAAGAAGAATTTGATGTAGAAATTCCTGATGAAGATGCACAAAAAATTAAAACAGTTAAGGATGTAATTGAATATATCAAATCTAAAAAATAG
- the nusG gene encoding transcription termination/antitermination protein NusG, which translates to MAEEKKDDEIIYEKKWYIIHTYSGYEKKVATDLEKRIESLNLTDRVFRILVPEEEVLEEKRGKMVKVSRKLFPSYVLIEMLSVKEENEMGLGYRVDSDAWYVIRNTNGVTGFVGVGSDPIPLSDDEAKELLTKVGIDISGDTVEKEARYNIDFKVGEKVVIKKDSFLDQEGEISAIDEVNGKVTVMLEVFGRRTPVELEYTEIAKLDY; encoded by the coding sequence TTGGCTGAAGAAAAAAAAGATGATGAAATTATATACGAAAAAAAATGGTATATAATTCATACTTATTCTGGTTACGAAAAAAAAGTAGCAACAGATTTGGAAAAAAGAATCGAATCATTGAACTTAACAGATAGAGTTTTTAGAATTTTAGTACCTGAGGAAGAAGTTTTGGAAGAAAAACGTGGAAAAATGGTAAAAGTTTCAAGAAAATTATTTCCAAGTTATGTACTGATTGAAATGCTATCTGTAAAAGAAGAAAATGAAATGGGATTAGGTTATCGTGTGGACAGTGATGCTTGGTACGTTATAAGAAATACTAATGGAGTTACAGGATTTGTCGGGGTTGGAAGTGATCCAATACCATTATCTGATGATGAAGCAAAAGAATTACTTACTAAAGTTGGAATTGATATAAGTGGTGATACTGTTGAAAAAGAAGCCAGATATAATATTGATTTTAAAGTTGGTGAAAAAGTAGTTATTAAAAAAGATTCATTTTTGGATCAGGAGGGTGAAATTTCAGCTATTGATGAAGTAAATGGAAAAGTAACTGTTATGCTTGAAGTGTTTGGAAGACGGACACCAGTTGAACTTGAATACACAGAAATTGCAAAATTAGACTATTAA
- a CDS encoding BMP family lipoprotein has protein sequence MKRILTIFSVIFALMFIVACGNKPATADQVKDGKTSTDSTNANKRIAVVYSTGGKGDKSFNDSTFRGLEKAKKELGINYSEYEPKDPTSEAKDALTRFAEEGQYDLIIAVGYTMQDAVVAVADAFPEQKFAIIDSVVNGKPNVASITFKEEEGSFLVGALAAMMDKTGTIGFVGADNSDLIAKFFAGYAQGARYVKPDIKVIPVTIGGTSAFNDQASAKAKTETLIQQGADVVYHAAGASGLGVFQAVKEKNIYGIGVDSNQDGLYPGNILTSMMKYVDTAVYDEIKTTLDGKFAAKVKTYGIKEDGIGTTNFEFTKDKIGEENLKKLEQIKQDIKNGKIVVKPKI, from the coding sequence ATGAAAAGAATTTTAACAATTTTTAGTGTGATTTTCGCATTGATGTTTATCGTTGCGTGTGGAAATAAACCTGCAACAGCAGATCAGGTAAAAGATGGAAAAACTTCAACTGATTCAACAAATGCCAATAAAAGAATAGCAGTTGTCTATTCAACTGGTGGAAAAGGGGATAAGTCATTTAACGACTCAACTTTTAGAGGACTTGAGAAAGCTAAAAAAGAATTGGGGATAAATTACAGTGAATATGAACCAAAAGATCCAACTTCAGAAGCAAAAGATGCACTTACAAGATTTGCCGAAGAAGGACAGTATGATTTGATAATTGCAGTTGGATATACAATGCAAGATGCAGTAGTTGCAGTTGCTGACGCGTTTCCTGAACAAAAATTTGCAATTATAGACAGCGTAGTTAATGGTAAACCTAACGTAGCTTCGATTACGTTTAAAGAAGAAGAAGGTTCGTTTTTAGTGGGAGCGTTAGCTGCCATGATGGATAAAACAGGAACTATAGGATTTGTAGGTGCCGATAATTCTGATTTAATAGCTAAATTTTTTGCAGGATATGCACAGGGTGCAAGATATGTAAAACCTGATATTAAAGTTATACCAGTTACAATTGGTGGAACATCAGCGTTTAATGATCAGGCTTCAGCAAAAGCTAAAACTGAAACTTTGATTCAACAAGGTGCAGATGTTGTTTATCACGCAGCAGGAGCAAGTGGACTTGGAGTATTTCAAGCTGTTAAAGAAAAAAATATCTATGGAATAGGTGTGGATTCAAATCAAGACGGTTTATATCCAGGGAATATTTTAACTTCTATGATGAAATATGTGGATACTGCAGTTTATGATGAAATCAAAACGACTTTAGATGGAAAATTTGCCGCGAAAGTTAAGACATATGGAATAAAAGAAGATGGAATTGGAACAACAAACTTTGAATTTACAAAAGATAAAATTGGAGAAGAAAATCTTAAAAAACTTGAACAAATTAAACAAGATATTAAAAATGGAAAAATTGTTGTAAAACCAAAAATATAA
- the fabF gene encoding beta-ketoacyl-ACP synthase II produces MRRVVITGIGLVTPLGTGREKAWKNLLAGECGIDKITQFDSSNHPVHIAAEVKDFKAENFIEKKEMKKIARFSQFAIAASKEALEDAKLEITEENADRIGTIIGSGIGGLDVIEQEVEKLVTKGPKRVSPFYIPASIANMASGNTSIYTGAKGPNKTIVTACASGTNSIGDAFQTILLGKADAMIAGGTEATVTPSGIAGFANLKALSTNPDPKTASRPFTADRDGFVLGEGAGVLILEELEHAKARGAKIYAEVVGYGETGDAYHMTAPSDGGEGAARAFKMAMEQGNVKPEEVGYINAHGTSTPANDKNETQAIKTAFGEHAYKLSVSSTKGATGHLLGGAGGIEAAFLALAIDEGIMPPTINYENPDPLCDLDYVPNKAVKRDIEVGMSSSLGFGGHNAVLAFRKYKG; encoded by the coding sequence ATGAGAAGAGTAGTTATAACGGGAATAGGCTTGGTAACGCCACTGGGAACAGGAAGAGAAAAGGCTTGGAAAAATTTATTAGCTGGGGAATGTGGAATTGATAAGATCACTCAATTTGATAGTTCGAATCATCCTGTACATATAGCAGCTGAAGTAAAGGATTTTAAGGCAGAAAATTTTATTGAAAAAAAAGAGATGAAAAAGATTGCCAGATTTTCACAATTTGCAATAGCGGCGTCAAAAGAAGCACTGGAAGATGCAAAACTTGAAATAACCGAAGAAAATGCAGATAGAATTGGGACAATCATCGGTTCAGGAATCGGTGGACTTGATGTGATAGAGCAGGAAGTGGAAAAATTGGTTACTAAAGGTCCAAAAAGAGTGTCGCCGTTTTATATTCCAGCATCTATCGCAAATATGGCATCTGGAAATACGTCGATTTACACTGGGGCAAAAGGACCAAATAAGACAATAGTAACAGCTTGTGCGTCAGGGACAAACTCAATTGGCGATGCTTTCCAGACAATTTTATTAGGAAAAGCGGATGCTATGATTGCAGGGGGGACTGAAGCCACTGTAACGCCATCTGGAATTGCAGGATTTGCAAACTTAAAAGCATTATCAACTAATCCTGATCCTAAAACTGCTTCAAGACCATTTACTGCGGATAGAGACGGATTTGTATTAGGAGAAGGAGCAGGTGTTTTGATTTTGGAAGAATTGGAACATGCAAAAGCTAGAGGAGCTAAAATTTATGCAGAAGTTGTAGGATACGGTGAAACAGGAGATGCATATCACATGACAGCACCATCAGATGGTGGGGAAGGAGCAGCCAGAGCTTTTAAAATGGCAATGGAACAAGGGAATGTAAAACCTGAAGAAGTTGGATATATAAATGCACACGGAACTTCAACTCCAGCAAACGACAAAAATGAAACACAAGCGATAAAAACAGCATTTGGAGAACACGCCTACAAACTTTCAGTAAGTTCGACAAAAGGTGCGACAGGACATCTATTGGGGGGAGCAGGTGGAATAGAAGCTGCATTTTTAGCACTGGCTATTGATGAAGGAATAATGCCACCGACAATAAATTACGAAAATCCTGATCCACTTTGTGATTTGGATTATGTACCGAATAAAGCTGTAAAAAGAGATATTGAAGTTGGAATGTCAAGTTCACTTGGATTTGGTGGACATAATGCAGTACTTGCATTTAGAAAATATAAAGGATAA
- the coaD gene encoding pantetheine-phosphate adenylyltransferase, with protein MKKKALYPGSFDPITKGHLDIIRRSSKLFDKVVIGILKNSSKSKSWFSDEEKLEMIKETLKKENIDAEVKIFNGLLVDFICREKVDILIRGLRAMSDYEYELQFTLTNKTLAKSEYETVFLTASRKYLYLSSSLVKEIARNKGDLSHFVTKEVEEKVIEKVKLMSD; from the coding sequence ATGAAAAAAAAGGCTTTATATCCAGGTAGCTTTGATCCAATAACAAAAGGTCATTTAGATATTATAAGACGTTCTTCAAAATTATTTGACAAAGTGGTAATTGGGATTTTAAAAAATTCTTCAAAATCAAAATCCTGGTTTTCTGATGAAGAGAAACTGGAAATGATAAAAGAAACTTTGAAAAAAGAAAATATAGATGCTGAAGTTAAAATTTTTAATGGATTACTTGTAGATTTTATTTGTCGGGAAAAAGTGGATATCTTGATTCGAGGACTAAGAGCGATGTCAGATTATGAGTATGAGTTGCAGTTTACATTAACAAATAAGACACTTGCAAAAAGTGAATATGAAACAGTATTTTTGACGGCTTCAAGAAAGTATTTGTATTTAAGTTCAAGTTTGGTAAAAGAAATTGCACGAAATAAAGGTGATTTAAGTCATTTTGTGACAAAGGAAGTGGAAGAAAAGGTAATAGAAAAAGTAAAATTGATGAGTGACTAA
- the rplA gene encoding 50S ribosomal protein L1 yields the protein MAKKGKRYKEISQKVDKMKIYTPEEALELIFDTKSAKFVETVELAVRLGVDPRHADQQVRGTVSLPNGTGKTVRVLAITSGENIQKALDAGADFAGDDEYISKIQGGWMDFDLVIATPDMMPKLGRLGRILGTKGLMPNPKSGTVTTNIEQTVKEFKKGKVAFKVDKLGSIHLPIGKIDFSKEAVVENFKVALNQIVKLKPASSKGQYLKTVAISLTMGPGIKIDPLLAGSFVAE from the coding sequence ATGGCAAAAAAAGGTAAGAGATATAAAGAAATATCTCAAAAAGTAGATAAAATGAAAATTTACACTCCAGAGGAAGCTTTGGAATTAATATTTGATACAAAAAGTGCTAAATTTGTGGAAACAGTTGAATTAGCTGTAAGACTTGGAGTTGATCCAAGACACGCTGATCAACAAGTAAGAGGAACAGTTTCATTGCCAAACGGAACTGGAAAAACTGTTAGAGTTTTAGCAATTACTTCTGGAGAAAATATTCAAAAAGCATTGGATGCTGGAGCAGATTTTGCTGGAGATGATGAATACATCAGTAAAATTCAAGGCGGATGGATGGATTTTGATTTAGTTATAGCTACACCTGACATGATGCCTAAATTGGGAAGATTAGGAAGAATTTTGGGGACTAAAGGACTTATGCCAAACCCTAAATCAGGAACAGTTACAACTAATATCGAACAAACTGTAAAAGAATTTAAAAAAGGAAAAGTCGCATTTAAAGTAGATAAATTAGGTTCAATTCATTTGCCAATTGGGAAAATCGATTTCTCAAAAGAAGCAGTAGTTGAAAACTTCAAAGTTGCATTAAACCAAATTGTTAAATTAAAACCTGCATCTTCAAAAGGACAATATTTAAAAACAGTGGCAATCTCATTAACTATGGGACCTGGAATTAAAATTGATCCATTGTTGGCAGGAAGTTTTGTTGCTGAATAA
- the secE gene encoding preprotein translocase subunit SecE, whose translation MGKFNLGESLKNLREEYKKIYWPSKEEVYHVTVIVILITIFIALYTLLFDTAFSFVLTNVSNIIKNFIGGA comes from the coding sequence ATGGGAAAATTTAATTTAGGAGAAAGTCTAAAAAATTTACGTGAAGAATATAAAAAAATATATTGGCCTAGTAAGGAAGAAGTATACCACGTTACTGTAATTGTAATTTTAATAACAATTTTTATAGCACTTTACACACTTCTTTTTGATACAGCGTTCAGTTTTGTATTAACCAATGTAAGTAATATTATAAAAAATTTTATAGGAGGCGCGTAA
- the fabD gene encoding ACP S-malonyltransferase, whose product MSKIAFVFPGQGTQYEKMGEILYNSVSYENKKLIDEIFKNNEEVKKVVFEGTKEELKDTKFAQPAIALFSVILTKLLKEKGINPDFVAGHSLGEYSSLYAAGFLNEIDTLKLISARGKIMSKAKIDGSMAAILGLPASEVENICKEIDGTIEAVNYNEPKQTVVAGEKSVIEKSLEIFKEKGARRALPLAVSGPFHSSLMKPVAEILKKEFENYSWNNAKIPIVANTTANVLTSSDEIKKELYNQTFGPVKWVDTINKLSENGVTKIYEVGPGKVLAGLIKKINKEIEVINIENVENIENL is encoded by the coding sequence ATGTCAAAAATTGCTTTCGTATTTCCTGGTCAAGGAACGCAATATGAAAAAATGGGAGAAATTTTGTACAACAGTGTGAGTTATGAAAATAAAAAATTAATAGATGAAATTTTTAAAAACAATGAAGAAGTAAAAAAAGTTGTATTTGAAGGAACAAAAGAAGAATTGAAAGATACAAAATTTGCGCAGCCGGCAATAGCTTTATTTTCTGTAATTTTGACAAAATTATTAAAAGAAAAAGGAATAAATCCAGATTTTGTGGCAGGGCACAGCTTGGGAGAATACAGTTCTTTATATGCAGCTGGATTTTTGAATGAAATTGACACATTAAAATTAATTTCCGCCAGAGGTAAAATAATGAGCAAAGCTAAAATAGACGGCTCAATGGCAGCAATCTTAGGTTTACCTGCAAGCGAAGTAGAAAATATTTGTAAGGAAATTGACGGTACAATTGAAGCTGTTAATTACAATGAGCCTAAGCAAACAGTTGTTGCGGGAGAAAAATCTGTAATTGAAAAAAGTTTGGAAATTTTTAAGGAAAAAGGAGCTAGAAGAGCACTGCCACTTGCAGTATCAGGACCTTTCCATTCATCGCTTATGAAACCAGTTGCCGAAATTTTGAAGAAAGAATTTGAAAATTACAGTTGGAATAACGCAAAAATTCCGATTGTTGCAAATACTACGGCAAATGTATTGACTTCGTCGGATGAAATAAAAAAAGAACTTTACAATCAGACATTTGGTCCTGTAAAGTGGGTCGATACGATTAATAAACTTAGTGAAAACGGTGTAACAAAGATTTATGAAGTTGGACCTGGAAAAGTGCTTGCTGGACTTATCAAAAAAATTAATAAAGAAATAGAAGTTATTAATATTGAAAATGTAGAAAATATCGAAAATTTATAA
- the rpmG gene encoding 50S ribosomal protein L33, protein MRVQVILECTETKLRHYVTTKNKKTHPERLEMRKYNPVLKRHSLYREVK, encoded by the coding sequence ATGAGAGTACAAGTAATTTTAGAATGCACTGAAACTAAGTTAAGACATTATGTTACAACTAAAAACAAAAAAACTCATCCAGAAAGATTGGAAATGAGAAAATATAATCCAGTGCTAAAAAGACATTCTCTTTATAGAGAAGTAAAATAA
- the rnc gene encoding ribonuclease III encodes MMQKDSEQRDSEELMRKIGYEFKNKKYLEKALTHRSYSNEIEKTKRYNNEKLEFLGDAVLNLITTEYIYERYEGKTEGELAKLKSQIISEPVFSSISSDMELGEYLYLSNGEIMSGGRHRKSILGDAFEALIGAIFKDSDYYTAKKVALKFLLNKIDNLEEIEGTGDHKTILQEVVQGKYKKMPEYVLIGTKGPDHDKIFETCVKWNDEIFGVGVGKSKKEAEKNAAKHALEKLSKLKK; translated from the coding sequence ATGATGCAAAAAGATTCAGAACAAAGAGATTCTGAGGAACTTATGAGGAAAATAGGTTATGAGTTTAAAAATAAAAAATATTTGGAAAAAGCCTTGACACATAGATCGTACTCAAATGAAATTGAAAAGACAAAGCGCTATAACAACGAAAAACTTGAATTTCTAGGAGATGCTGTCCTAAATTTAATAACGACAGAATATATTTACGAAAGATATGAAGGAAAAACAGAAGGAGAACTCGCCAAATTAAAAAGTCAGATTATAAGTGAGCCAGTGTTTTCGTCAATTTCGTCCGATATGGAACTGGGAGAATATTTATATTTAAGTAATGGTGAAATTATGTCTGGTGGAAGACATAGAAAATCCATTTTAGGAGATGCATTTGAAGCATTAATTGGAGCAATTTTTAAGGATTCTGACTATTACACAGCTAAAAAAGTTGCATTAAAATTTTTGCTTAATAAGATAGACAATCTTGAAGAAATCGAAGGAACAGGGGATCATAAAACAATTTTACAGGAAGTTGTTCAAGGAAAATATAAAAAAATGCCAGAATATGTGTTAATTGGGACAAAAGGTCCTGATCATGACAAAATTTTTGAAACTTGTGTGAAATGGAATGACGAAATTTTTGGTGTAGGAGTAGGTAAGAGTAAAAAAGAAGCGGAAAAAAATGCGGCAAAACATGCACTTGAAAAATTGAGTAAATTAAAAAAATAG
- a CDS encoding beta-ketoacyl-ACP synthase III: MRVGILGTGSYVPEKVLTNDELAKIVDTNDEWITTRTGIKERRIASENEATSDLAYKAAKRAIDDARIDKNEIDLIIVATMTPDHFTPSTAALVQDKLGIKAAAFDMSAACTGFVYAFTTGYSFIKSKVYKKVLVIGAETMSRITDWSDRGTCILFGDGSGAVILGEVETGGFCASHLVADGSGACELIVPAGGSRKSVTAEVIENRENYLQMNGREIFKFAVKVFPESVDNVLKQKNITADDIDLFIPHQANIRIIESIAKRFKQPLDKFFVNLDKYGNTSGASIPIAIDEASKQNRLKKGDKVVITGFGGGLTYGSILFEWSK, translated from the coding sequence ATGAGAGTAGGAATTTTGGGGACGGGTTCTTATGTTCCAGAAAAAGTGCTGACGAATGATGAATTGGCAAAAATAGTTGATACTAACGATGAATGGATTACAACGAGAACTGGTATCAAGGAGCGAAGAATTGCCTCTGAAAATGAAGCAACTTCAGATTTGGCATACAAAGCTGCGAAAAGAGCTATAGATGATGCCAGAATAGATAAAAATGAAATTGACCTGATTATCGTTGCAACAATGACGCCTGATCATTTCACACCGTCGACAGCGGCGCTAGTTCAAGATAAATTGGGAATAAAAGCTGCGGCCTTTGATATGAGTGCAGCGTGTACTGGATTTGTCTATGCGTTTACGACAGGGTACAGTTTTATAAAATCAAAAGTTTATAAAAAAGTTCTTGTAATCGGTGCTGAAACTATGTCAAGAATTACAGATTGGAGTGATAGAGGAACTTGTATTTTGTTTGGAGATGGTTCTGGAGCGGTTATTCTAGGAGAAGTGGAGACAGGAGGATTTTGCGCAAGTCATCTTGTTGCGGATGGTTCTGGCGCCTGTGAATTGATTGTACCTGCTGGAGGTTCAAGAAAATCTGTGACTGCCGAAGTGATAGAAAATAGAGAAAATTATTTACAGATGAATGGAAGAGAAATTTTTAAATTTGCAGTAAAGGTATTTCCAGAAAGTGTTGATAATGTTTTAAAACAAAAAAATATCACAGCGGACGACATAGATTTATTTATACCGCATCAGGCAAACATAAGAATAATTGAGTCAATTGCAAAAAGATTTAAACAGCCTTTGGACAAGTTTTTTGTAAATCTAGATAAGTATGGAAATACTTCGGGAGCTTCTATTCCAATTGCAATAGATGAAGCTAGCAAACAAAATAGACTTAAAAAAGGCGATAAAGTTGTAATAACAGGGTTTGGTGGAGGACTTACTTACGGTTCAATTTTATTTGAATGGTCAAAATAA
- a CDS encoding thymidine phosphorylase — protein sequence MRIVDLIEKKREKEELTKDEIHFLLNEYLKGNVPDYQMSAFLMAVYFNDMTKSELFEFTSLMRDSGDVIKFEKINKFLVDKHSTGGVGDKVTVVLAPILAALGFGTAKLSGKGLGHTGGTIDKFEAIEGFRFSNTSDELVKIARKTGIGLMGYSDKIVPLDKKLYSLRDVTATVPSIPLIASSIMSKKLAIQSDVIILDVKVGDGAFMKDINHAKELAKRMIEIGVGAARKVKVVLSNMDEPLGYSIGNANEIIESIETLKGNGAKDVKEVVYTIAALALKAKGEIKELEEGYKKIDEVVNSGLALSKLKEFINESGGNGNLVNDYSILPAAKEKLEIFSKNNGYVAKIKTEEIGKAAMIIGAGRAKKEDKIDHSVGIKIFKKVGDKVEKGEKLAEIYYNDEKNVKNSKEMILDAYVLETKKIKEQKVVLEIIE from the coding sequence ATGAGAATAGTGGATTTAATTGAAAAAAAAAGAGAAAAAGAAGAACTGACTAAAGATGAAATTCATTTTTTGTTAAATGAATACTTAAAAGGGAACGTTCCAGACTATCAGATGTCGGCATTTTTGATGGCTGTGTATTTCAATGATATGACAAAGTCTGAACTATTTGAATTTACAAGTTTAATGAGAGATTCAGGAGATGTGATAAAATTTGAAAAAATTAATAAATTTTTGGTTGATAAACACAGTACAGGAGGAGTTGGAGATAAAGTTACCGTTGTACTAGCTCCAATACTTGCGGCACTTGGTTTTGGAACGGCAAAATTATCAGGAAAGGGATTGGGACATACTGGAGGTACAATTGATAAATTTGAAGCAATAGAAGGCTTTAGATTTTCAAATACAAGCGATGAGTTAGTAAAAATTGCCAGAAAAACGGGAATCGGACTAATGGGGTACAGTGATAAAATTGTTCCACTTGACAAAAAATTGTATTCATTAAGGGATGTTACTGCGACGGTCCCCAGCATTCCACTAATTGCAAGCAGTATAATGAGTAAAAAACTTGCAATCCAGTCCGATGTGATAATTCTCGATGTAAAAGTTGGCGACGGAGCTTTTATGAAGGATATTAATCACGCGAAAGAGTTGGCAAAAAGGATGATTGAAATTGGGGTTGGTGCCGCTAGAAAAGTAAAAGTTGTTTTGAGCAATATGGATGAGCCTCTTGGATATTCGATAGGAAACGCAAATGAAATAATTGAATCAATAGAAACATTGAAAGGAAATGGTGCTAAAGATGTAAAAGAGGTGGTTTACACAATTGCAGCACTTGCATTAAAAGCAAAAGGTGAAATAAAAGAATTGGAAGAAGGTTATAAAAAAATTGACGAAGTAGTAAACAGCGGTCTTGCACTTTCAAAATTAAAAGAGTTTATAAATGAAAGTGGAGGAAATGGAAATTTAGTAAATGATTATTCAATTTTACCGGCTGCAAAAGAAAAATTGGAAATTTTTTCAAAAAATAATGGTTATGTTGCAAAAATAAAGACAGAAGAAATCGGAAAAGCAGCGATGATAATTGGTGCAGGAAGGGCCAAAAAAGAAGATAAAATCGACCATTCTGTCGGAATAAAAATTTTCAAAAAAGTTGGCGATAAAGTGGAAAAAGGAGAAAAATTGGCGGAGATTTATTATAATGATGAAAAAAATGTGAAAAATTCAAAAGAAATGATTTTAGATGCGTACGTATTGGAAACTAAGAAAATTAAAGAGCAAAAAGTAGTGTTGGAAATTATTGAGTAA
- the rplK gene encoding 50S ribosomal protein L11: MAKEVIGKIKLQLEAGKANPAPPVGPALGQHGVNIAEFCKSFNAQTQDKMGFVIPVEITVYADRSFTFVLKTPPASDLLKKAAKVKKGAGNSLTEVAGTITKAQLQEIAETKMPDLNAGSVEAAMNIVAGTARSMGIKISE, from the coding sequence ATGGCTAAAGAAGTAATCGGAAAGATTAAACTACAATTAGAAGCGGGGAAAGCGAATCCTGCACCACCAGTAGGACCTGCATTAGGACAACATGGAGTAAATATCGCTGAATTTTGTAAATCATTTAATGCTCAAACACAAGATAAAATGGGATTTGTGATTCCAGTGGAAATTACAGTGTATGCTGATAGAAGTTTTACATTTGTATTAAAGACTCCGCCAGCATCAGATTTATTAAAAAAAGCAGCTAAAGTTAAAAAAGGTGCCGGGAACTCATTAACAGAAGTAGCTGGAACTATAACTAAAGCTCAATTACAAGAAATCGCAGAAACTAAAATGCCAGATTTAAATGCTGGTTCAGTTGAAGCTGCTATGAATATCGTTGCTGGAACTGCAAGAAGTATGGGAATTAAAATTTCTGAATAA